GTGATTGGTGAAGTGTTCACATTCGATTATGAGGTGTTGCATGGACAACGGAAGGAGAAAGGCAATGATTCAATTCACAGTACTGGGCGAACCGGTCGCACAAGGAAGACCTAGAGCAAGCACAGTCAGCGGTCACATCCGTATGTATGATCCAGCCAAGTCAAGCGATTATAAGGACTATGTACGACTGGCTGCTTCAGCACATGCGCCAAAAATTTTGTTGGAAGGCCCACTCAGTATGATGCTTACCGTTTATCGTTCTACACCGAAATCATTCAGCAACAAGAAAACCGCAGCAGCGGAGGCTGGGCAGATTAAGCCGACAACTAAACCGGACGTGGATAATTACCTGAAAGGCGTCAAAGATGCATTGAAAGGTGTCATCTGGAAGGATGATAGCCAGGTTGTTGAAGTGTTTGCCCGGAAGCGGTATAGCACACGCCCGCGTATCGAAGTCAAAATTCAAACTTTATAAAGGGGATAGGGATATGGCATTTATCAATTTCAAGCCAACAGTGAAGGCAGTAAATCTGAAAAGTGATGGTGACATCGAAATTAAGTTGCTGGTACCAGGACATGAAATGCGCGGACGTATCGAAATGCTTCACGAAATGATTGGTGAAAAAGTGGAGGCTGAGTTTGCTTCTACTGTGGTCAGCTATAACGTTCAAATCAATGCCCGTACTTCCAAGCCAATTACACAATATCGCGTAGATGACACCGGTGTTGTACATGAAGTGACACCTGAAGAAGGTGAACAAGTCGAGATGGAGCTGGGACTGCCGCCGGAGAAACTGAAAATTGAAGACAAATCCAAAAGTATTGATCTGCAAGTCATTGTCGATTTCATTCTGGAAAGCTTGGCACCGGAATATGATGACCTGCAGTATGACTTCTATACGATCCATGATCGACTGAGCAAAGGCGAAACCTATAGTCGTATCGCTACTGAACTGGGTGTCAGCAGCGGCAAGCTGGCTGAAATGGTAGAAGAGTACCGCCGCCGTGTTGCTCCGATGGCTCAAAAGTGGAATGAATGGCGCGAAGGCAATGAACCTTCAATACCTGTCGTAGAAGCTCAATCTGAGCCAGAGCAAGTAGAAGCCGATCCTGAACAGGAAGTAGCATCTGACGATCAGCCAGCAGATGCTACTGGAAC
The DNA window shown above is from Paenibacillus sp. JQZ6Y-1 and carries:
- a CDS encoding RusA family crossover junction endodeoxyribonuclease; translation: MIQFTVLGEPVAQGRPRASTVSGHIRMYDPAKSSDYKDYVRLAASAHAPKILLEGPLSMMLTVYRSTPKSFSNKKTAAAEAGQIKPTTKPDVDNYLKGVKDALKGVIWKDDSQVVEVFARKRYSTRPRIEVKIQTL